The proteins below come from a single Carnobacterium divergens DSM 20623 genomic window:
- a CDS encoding polysaccharide biosynthesis protein — translation MKRGIKKSILIGVDTLAIIFSSVLAYIFLIPYIDPSQFFLYMSVVLCIVSYLAFASYFKIFSKINRYASIKEIINIFVCVSLSFLVVTVITSLTLTAVSFRFIVLTYIFSLSVIASSRIVWRILNEMHYRNENKIKIQGQIKTLVVGAGEGGSIFLRNTQKNSKDIQIIGVVDKDPTKLNTYLHDVPVVGLVTDIPKIVNEYDIKQITIAIPSLQPQEYEEILDICNAISVKVNLMPSVEDVLNGKLSVSRFREIDVVDLLGREEVQLDMEQISKKITGKTVLVSGAGGSIGSEICRQIAKFEPKKMILLGHGENSIYHIHQEMTKSYQKIMEIIPVIADIQDRERIFEVMKEYQPAQVYHAAAHKHVPMMEYNPIEALKNNVYGTKNMAEASKAANVGSFVMISTDKAVNPPNVMGATKRIAEMIVTGLNEEGKTKFAAVRFGNVLGSRGSVVPLFKEQIKNGGPLTVTDFRMTRYFMTIPEASRLVLQAGALAKGGEIFILDMGAPVRILDLAKKVIKLSGYKEDEIEIIETGIRPGEKLYEELLVDGEQTNKKVHDKIFVGEVNKTTVENVMQFIFNLDNCHSLEVRRKLIEYANKN, via the coding sequence ATGAAGAGAGGTATAAAGAAAAGTATCTTGATTGGAGTAGATACTTTAGCGATTATTTTTTCAAGTGTATTAGCATATATATTTTTAATTCCATATATTGATCCATCTCAATTTTTTTTATACATGAGTGTCGTTTTATGTATTGTTAGCTATCTAGCATTTGCATCTTATTTTAAAATTTTTTCAAAAATCAATCGATACGCCAGCATTAAGGAAATAATCAATATATTTGTTTGTGTATCGTTATCTTTTTTAGTGGTAACGGTGATTACAAGTTTAACGTTAACGGCTGTAAGTTTTCGTTTTATCGTTTTAACTTATATTTTTTCATTATCTGTTATTGCAAGTAGTCGAATTGTTTGGCGTATTTTAAATGAGATGCATTATCGTAATGAAAATAAAATAAAAATCCAAGGACAAATTAAAACGCTAGTAGTTGGTGCAGGAGAAGGCGGCAGTATTTTTTTGAGAAATACGCAAAAAAATAGTAAGGATATTCAAATAATCGGAGTTGTTGATAAAGATCCTACTAAATTAAATACGTATTTGCATGACGTTCCAGTTGTTGGTTTAGTAACTGATATTCCTAAAATTGTGAACGAGTATGATATTAAACAGATAACAATTGCAATCCCTTCTCTACAACCTCAAGAGTACGAAGAAATATTAGATATTTGCAATGCGATTTCTGTTAAGGTTAACTTAATGCCATCTGTTGAAGATGTGTTGAATGGGAAATTATCAGTGAGTCGTTTTCGTGAAATTGATGTTGTAGACTTATTAGGTCGAGAAGAAGTTCAGTTAGATATGGAACAAATATCAAAAAAAATAACTGGGAAAACAGTATTAGTAAGTGGAGCTGGGGGATCGATTGGTTCTGAAATCTGTCGTCAAATAGCAAAATTTGAACCAAAAAAAATGATTCTATTAGGGCATGGAGAAAATTCAATTTATCACATTCATCAAGAGATGACTAAAAGTTATCAAAAGATAATGGAGATAATCCCTGTAATCGCTGATATACAAGACCGTGAACGTATTTTTGAAGTAATGAAAGAATACCAACCAGCTCAAGTTTATCATGCAGCAGCACATAAACATGTACCGATGATGGAATACAATCCAATAGAAGCTTTAAAAAATAATGTTTATGGAACAAAAAATATGGCAGAAGCTTCAAAAGCAGCCAATGTTGGTAGTTTTGTGATGATTTCAACGGATAAAGCTGTTAATCCACCTAATGTCATGGGTGCTACAAAGCGCATTGCTGAAATGATTGTAACCGGATTAAACGAGGAAGGAAAAACCAAGTTTGCTGCTGTACGTTTTGGGAATGTTTTAGGCAGTCGAGGAAGTGTTGTTCCGTTGTTTAAAGAACAAATTAAAAATGGTGGTCCTTTGACTGTAACCGATTTTAGAATGACACGTTATTTCATGACCATTCCTGAAGCAAGTCGCTTAGTCCTTCAAGCCGGAGCCTTGGCAAAAGGTGGAGAAATCTTTATTTTAGATATGGGAGCACCCGTTAGGATATTAGATTTAGCAAAAAAAGTGATTAAGTTAAGTGGTTATAAAGAAGATGAGATTGAAATTATTGAAACTGGGATAAGACCTGGTGAAAAGCTTTATGAAGAGTTGCTAGTAGATGGTGAACAGACAAATAAAAAAGTACATGATAAGATTTTTGTTGGTGAAGTGAACAAAACAACTGTTGAAAATGTCATGCAATTTATCTTTAATTTGGATAATTGTCACTCTCTTGAGGTTAGAAGAAAATTAATTGAATATGCAAATAAGAATTAA
- a CDS encoding tyrosine-protein phosphatase, which translates to MIDLHCHILPGIDDGAQTMDDSIAMAHVAVAEGITHILVTPHHNNGRYINASATIIANVNELQAEFDKRQIPLTLFPGQEVRITGELIEDIQNGTIQFIDEEQQYLLIEFPTMTIPQFSEELFFQLNKKKITPIIVHPERNQIFMENPNRLGDFIERGALAQLTAGSYLGKFGKKIEKVSKQMIEANLVHIIASDAHNVTTRNFHLKEAYEKMEKNVGLKKVELFKQNAKDLINGETIIPVSPNKVKSHKFLGLF; encoded by the coding sequence ATGATTGATCTGCATTGTCACATCTTACCCGGAATTGATGACGGTGCTCAAACAATGGATGATTCGATTGCAATGGCTCATGTGGCTGTTGCAGAAGGAATCACGCATATACTAGTCACACCACATCATAATAACGGCCGATATATTAATGCGAGTGCCACTATTATTGCTAACGTAAATGAACTTCAAGCAGAATTTGACAAACGACAAATTCCTCTAACATTATTTCCAGGTCAAGAAGTTAGAATAACAGGAGAATTAATAGAAGATATACAAAATGGCACTATTCAATTTATTGACGAAGAACAACAATACTTATTAATCGAGTTTCCAACTATGACGATTCCTCAGTTTAGTGAGGAACTATTCTTTCAGTTAAATAAAAAAAAGATTACACCGATTATCGTTCATCCCGAACGCAATCAAATATTTATGGAGAATCCTAATAGATTAGGTGATTTTATTGAAAGAGGTGCTCTTGCACAATTAACAGCAGGAAGTTATCTAGGGAAATTTGGTAAAAAAATTGAAAAAGTGAGTAAACAAATGATTGAGGCAAATTTAGTTCATATCATTGCTTCGGACGCTCATAATGTCACCACTAGAAATTTTCATTTAAAAGAAGCCTATGAAAAAATGGAGAAAAATGTGGGGTTAAAAAAAGTGGAGTTATTTAAACAAAATGCAAAAGATTTAATCAATGGAGAAACTATTATTCCAGTTTCTCCAAATAAGGTGAAAAGTCATAAATTTTTAGGGTTGTTTTAA
- a CDS encoding CpsD/CapB family tyrosine-protein kinase, with amino-acid sequence MFKSKNNSNQGSSNGASLITTTKPNSVVAEQFRTIRTNIQFSMVDKDLKSLIFTSSGPGEGKSTISANTAIVFASQGKRVLLVDADMRKPTVHKTFNIPNHEGLTTLLTEKDVKLSSVIRQGTNENLFILTSGPIPPNPSELLDSNKMNKIIEILEGAFDLVIFDMPPVITVTDSQIMATKTDGTIFVIRSGVANKEALIKSKQLLDIVNANVIGTVFNGVERTKDSAYKYYGLDSDTV; translated from the coding sequence ATGTTTAAAAGTAAAAATAATAGCAATCAAGGAAGTTCAAATGGGGCTAGTCTAATTACTACGACAAAACCTAATTCAGTTGTTGCAGAGCAATTTAGAACAATTCGAACAAATATTCAATTTTCTATGGTTGATAAGGATTTGAAATCATTAATTTTTACTTCATCAGGACCTGGAGAAGGAAAATCAACTATTTCAGCCAATACAGCAATTGTATTCGCTTCACAAGGAAAGAGAGTCTTATTAGTAGATGCAGATATGCGTAAACCAACAGTTCATAAAACCTTCAATATTCCGAACCATGAAGGTTTAACAACTTTATTAACTGAAAAAGATGTTAAATTAAGTTCAGTTATTCGTCAAGGAACCAATGAAAATCTGTTTATTCTAACAAGTGGTCCTATTCCTCCTAACCCGTCTGAATTATTAGATTCAAACAAAATGAATAAGATTATTGAAATTCTAGAAGGGGCATTTGATTTAGTTATTTTCGATATGCCGCCAGTTATTACAGTAACGGATTCTCAAATTATGGCGACTAAAACAGATGGTACAATTTTTGTTATTAGAAGTGGTGTAGCAAATAAAGAAGCGTTAATTAAATCTAAGCAGCTATTAGATATTGTGAATGCGAATGTAATTGGCACAGTCTTTAATGGTGTAGAAAGAACAAAAGATAGTGCATATAAATATTATGGATTGGATAGTGACACTGTATGA
- a CDS encoding YveK family protein, translating into MEETINLSELFEVIRKKVVLIICGGLVGIILAAVLTYFFITPQFNSSTQLLVNRAKDESQVATQWNDLQTDVQMINTYKDIIKGPVILEDVRKKLNSSASVEQLASKIEIVTQQNSQVFTIKVTDADPYKAADIANTVAAVFQEKIGGIMSVQNVTQISNAHPNTSQVSPKPMLNMLIGFTVGLMVAVGLSFLLEFMDKTVRDEKFMSEALGWTNLGTISEMSFDELNATAPSSIVSRRTKTRV; encoded by the coding sequence ATGGAAGAAACGATTAATTTATCAGAGTTGTTTGAAGTTATCCGTAAAAAAGTAGTGCTGATTATTTGTGGAGGATTGGTTGGAATTATTTTAGCAGCCGTTTTAACTTACTTTTTTATAACACCACAATTCAATTCGTCTACACAATTATTAGTGAATCGTGCTAAAGATGAGAGTCAGGTTGCCACTCAATGGAACGATTTGCAAACAGATGTCCAAATGATTAATACGTATAAAGATATTATTAAAGGTCCAGTTATTTTAGAGGACGTACGAAAAAAATTAAATAGCAGTGCAAGTGTTGAACAACTAGCTAGTAAAATTGAAATTGTTACCCAACAAAATTCACAAGTATTTACTATTAAAGTAACAGATGCAGATCCTTATAAAGCAGCAGATATTGCCAATACAGTAGCAGCTGTGTTTCAAGAAAAAATTGGAGGAATTATGAGTGTTCAAAATGTTACTCAAATTTCTAATGCGCATCCTAATACTTCGCAAGTTTCACCAAAACCAATGTTAAATATGCTAATCGGCTTTACAGTAGGATTGATGGTAGCTGTCGGTTTAAGCTTCCTATTAGAATTTATGGATAAAACAGTTCGTGACGAAAAATTCATGTCAGAAGCATTGGGCTGGACGAATTTAGGGACAATCTCAGAAATGAGTTTTGATGAATTAAATGCAACGGCTCCAAGTTCAATTGTATCAAGAAGAACAAAAACCCGCGTATAA
- a CDS encoding YihY/virulence factor BrkB family protein, producing MEIKQRLMDKKEFIRLIQTIQKKYQEAEVTNSAVIIAYYLLLSFFPILIVVGNLLPLLNLDMETLIPYMQSLIPEYIFTQLESTMLNLLTSSSSGLLSAGVIGAIWASSKGMNAMQVSMNKAYGVEPRKNMFVIRLASLAFTLVLILGIVLLVLIFSFGQMILDYLTPLLQLSTSTLKTFQTLKWPVTLIVLFFVFILIYFMVPNANTKIKSVIPGALFATVGWMALSQGFAIYVNYFSGRTQSYGTIGTMIVLMLWLNGSGIILTLGAVINASLDQFYHGEIEENTNVVGKYLIKKFDEGKQKISKKK from the coding sequence ATGGAGATAAAACAACGTTTAATGGATAAGAAAGAATTTATTCGATTAATTCAAACTATTCAAAAAAAGTATCAAGAAGCAGAGGTTACGAATTCTGCAGTTATTATTGCTTATTATTTGTTGCTTTCTTTTTTTCCAATCTTAATTGTAGTTGGAAATTTACTTCCTTTACTAAATTTAGATATGGAAACGCTGATACCCTATATGCAAAGCTTGATTCCGGAATATATTTTTACTCAGTTAGAATCAACGATGTTAAACTTATTGACTTCTAGTAGTAGTGGCTTGCTATCTGCCGGTGTCATTGGAGCAATCTGGGCATCAAGTAAAGGCATGAATGCAATGCAAGTAAGCATGAACAAAGCATATGGCGTGGAGCCAAGAAAAAACATGTTTGTAATCCGTTTGGCATCGCTAGCATTTACATTAGTATTGATTTTAGGAATTGTTTTATTAGTGCTAATATTTAGTTTTGGGCAAATGATTTTAGATTATTTAACCCCGTTATTGCAATTATCTACTTCCACTTTAAAAACCTTTCAAACTCTGAAATGGCCAGTTACGTTAATTGTTTTATTTTTTGTTTTTATTCTTATTTACTTCATGGTTCCAAATGCCAATACAAAGATAAAAAGTGTTATTCCAGGAGCTTTATTTGCTACAGTAGGCTGGATGGCTCTCTCTCAGGGGTTTGCGATTTACGTGAACTATTTTTCAGGTAGAACCCAAAGTTACGGGACAATAGGAACAATGATTGTTTTGATGTTATGGCTAAATGGTTCGGGAATTATCTTAACATTAGGAGCTGTAATCAATGCTTCCTTAGACCAATTTTATCATGGAGAAATTGAAGAGAATACCAATGTGGTTGGAAAGTATCTAATAAAAAAATTTGATGAAGGTAAACAAAAAATTTCTAAGAAAAAATGA
- the map gene encoding type I methionyl aminopeptidase has protein sequence MITLKSTREIDAMAESGALLADVHIALRDFIKPGITSWDIEEFVDNYITKHGAIAAQKGFEGYEYATCVSINDEICHGFPRKEVLKDGDLIKVDMCVDLKGALSDSCWSYVVGKSTPELDHLMAVTKKALYVGIEQAQVGNRIGDIGHAIQTYVEGEDLAVVREFIGHGIGPTIHESPAVPHYGEAGKGLRLKEGMVITIEPMVNTGTWKSKMDDNGWTARTKDGGLSCQFEHTLAITKEGPRILTSQKDQ, from the coding sequence ATGATTACACTAAAATCAACACGTGAAATTGATGCAATGGCGGAATCAGGTGCATTATTAGCCGATGTGCATATTGCTTTGCGAGATTTTATTAAACCAGGTATTACAAGTTGGGACATTGAAGAATTTGTAGATAACTATATAACTAAACACGGCGCTATCGCAGCTCAAAAAGGATTTGAAGGATATGAGTATGCGACTTGTGTTAGCATTAACGATGAAATTTGCCATGGTTTCCCTAGAAAAGAAGTATTAAAAGATGGTGACTTAATCAAAGTGGACATGTGTGTCGATTTAAAGGGTGCGCTATCGGATTCTTGTTGGAGCTATGTAGTAGGAAAATCAACTCCAGAATTAGATCATTTGATGGCTGTTACTAAAAAAGCACTATACGTTGGGATCGAACAAGCACAAGTTGGCAATCGAATTGGCGATATTGGCCACGCCATTCAAACTTACGTAGAAGGTGAAGATTTAGCTGTTGTCCGTGAATTCATTGGACATGGAATTGGGCCAACGATTCATGAAAGTCCTGCAGTTCCTCACTATGGCGAAGCTGGCAAAGGCTTACGTTTAAAAGAAGGTATGGTAATTACAATTGAACCAATGGTAAATACAGGGACTTGGAAATCTAAAATGGACGACAACGGCTGGACTGCTCGTACAAAAGATGGTGGATTAAGCTGTCAATTTGAGCATACCCTTGCGATTACAAAAGAAGGACCTAGAATTCTTACCTCACAAAAAGATCAATAA
- a CDS encoding flavodoxin, translated as MATAKIVYASMTGNTEEIADVVAEALENLDIDVETVECTQADPEDFEDVDLCIVATYTYGDGDLPDEIVDFYEELAEINLSGKIFGTCGSGDTFYDEFCKSVDDFTARFIETGATQGADSVKVDLAVEEEDIQKLETFAKELASKL; from the coding sequence ATGGCAACTGCTAAAATTGTTTATGCGAGTATGACTGGAAACACGGAAGAAATTGCCGATGTTGTTGCTGAAGCATTAGAAAACTTAGATATTGATGTTGAAACTGTAGAATGTACTCAAGCTGATCCTGAAGATTTTGAGGATGTGGATTTGTGTATCGTCGCTACATATACTTATGGCGATGGAGATCTTCCTGATGAAATTGTTGATTTTTATGAAGAATTAGCTGAAATTAATTTATCTGGTAAAATTTTTGGAACTTGTGGTTCTGGCGATACATTTTATGATGAGTTTTGCAAATCTGTTGATGATTTCACCGCTCGTTTTATTGAAACTGGCGCAACACAAGGTGCTGACAGCGTTAAAGTTGATTTAGCTGTAGAAGAAGAAGATATTCAAAAATTAGAAACCTTCGCAAAAGAATTAGCGTCAAAACTATAA
- a CDS encoding TetR/AcrR family transcriptional regulator gives MARKKTITKLQILNAAYEVVRTEGFGGFTARNIAKKMKCSTQPIYLEFKNMDDLKNELFEKIKNYLKQEVYSNEHTGDALLDACINYIQFADKEKVLFRALYIENHLGIEKMHKISLDFAMRLMEENEDTKNLSKEDKFELFTKIWIVAQGIASLISSGLLPMNEEDIESNLRDALSDMILGARYSK, from the coding sequence ATGGCTAGAAAAAAAACAATTACCAAACTACAAATATTAAACGCAGCATATGAAGTTGTTAGAACTGAAGGTTTCGGAGGTTTTACAGCACGTAATATTGCCAAAAAAATGAAATGCTCTACTCAACCTATTTATTTAGAATTTAAAAATATGGATGACTTGAAAAATGAATTATTTGAAAAAATTAAAAATTATTTAAAACAAGAAGTTTACTCAAATGAACATACAGGAGATGCATTGCTTGATGCATGTATCAACTACATTCAATTTGCAGATAAAGAAAAAGTTTTATTCCGTGCGTTGTACATTGAAAATCACTTAGGCATTGAAAAAATGCATAAAATTTCATTAGATTTTGCCATGCGATTAATGGAAGAAAATGAAGATACGAAAAATTTATCAAAAGAAGATAAATTTGAACTGTTCACTAAAATTTGGATTGTAGCGCAAGGAATTGCGTCATTAATTTCATCTGGTTTATTGCCAATGAATGAAGAAGATATTGAATCGAATTTACGTGATGCGTTATCTGATATGATTCTTGGTGCAAGATACAGTAAATAA
- a CDS encoding aminopeptidase: MVLPNFKENLQKYAELIVSTGVNVSKGHTVVLQIDVEQAPLARLITKEAYKLGATEVIVKWLDDEINREVFLGTPEERLVDIPQYKIDESIDQIEKGASRISVRSADPDALAGVDTDKVAAYQSAVGKALSEQRTATQSNKVSWSVVAAAGAKWAAKVFPDLATSEEQVDALWDQIFKTTRIYESNPVEAWVNHDQLLEAKANELNKEQFDALHYTAPGTDLTIGLPTNHRWEGAGSFNVRGEKFMANMPTEEVFTAPDANRADGVVRSTKPLSYAGTTILDMTFTFKDGKVVDVTAKQGEDVLKKLIATDNGSARLGEVALVPDPSPISQSGIVFYNTLFDENASNHLALGSAYAFSLEGGTEMTEAELIAAGLNRSNVHVDFMIGSNEMNVDGIRKDGSIVPIFRNGNWA, translated from the coding sequence ATGGTATTACCAAATTTTAAAGAAAATCTACAAAAATATGCTGAATTAATTGTCAGTACCGGCGTAAATGTATCGAAAGGCCACACCGTTGTGTTACAAATAGATGTTGAACAAGCACCACTTGCTCGTTTGATTACTAAAGAAGCTTACAAATTAGGTGCAACAGAAGTCATTGTAAAATGGTTAGATGATGAAATTAATCGTGAAGTTTTTTTAGGTACTCCTGAAGAACGTTTAGTAGACATTCCTCAATATAAAATTGATGAATCTATTGACCAAATTGAAAAAGGCGCAAGTCGTATTAGTGTTCGTTCTGCTGACCCTGATGCTCTTGCTGGCGTAGATACAGATAAAGTTGCGGCTTACCAAAGTGCTGTTGGAAAAGCTCTCTCAGAGCAACGCACAGCTACTCAATCAAATAAAGTTAGTTGGTCAGTCGTTGCTGCAGCTGGCGCTAAATGGGCAGCTAAGGTCTTCCCTGATTTAGCAACCTCAGAGGAACAAGTAGACGCTTTATGGGATCAAATTTTCAAAACAACACGTATTTATGAAAGCAATCCTGTTGAAGCTTGGGTCAATCACGATCAGCTGTTAGAAGCAAAAGCAAATGAATTAAATAAAGAACAATTTGATGCTCTTCATTACACTGCTCCTGGAACTGATTTGACCATTGGTTTGCCAACAAATCATCGTTGGGAAGGCGCTGGTAGTTTTAATGTCCGCGGTGAGAAATTCATGGCGAATATGCCTACGGAAGAAGTTTTCACTGCTCCTGACGCAAATCGCGCAGATGGTGTAGTAAGAAGCACTAAACCACTTAGTTATGCTGGCACGACTATTTTAGATATGACCTTTACTTTTAAAGATGGCAAAGTAGTAGATGTTACAGCTAAACAAGGTGAAGACGTTTTAAAAAAATTAATTGCTACAGATAATGGCTCTGCTCGTTTAGGTGAAGTTGCCTTGGTTCCAGACCCCTCTCCTATTTCTCAATCAGGAATTGTTTTCTATAATACCTTGTTTGACGAAAATGCTTCTAATCATTTAGCTTTAGGATCAGCCTATGCGTTTAGTTTAGAAGGTGGTACAGAAATGACAGAAGCAGAATTGATTGCTGCTGGTTTAAACCGTAGCAATGTCCATGTTGACTTTATGATTGGTTCAAATGAAATGAATGTTGATGGAATCCGTAAAGATGGCTCAATTGTCCCAATCTTTAGAAACGGAAACTGGGCATAA
- a CDS encoding restriction endonuclease: MKQTNMMDLKTILEPLLKSQLFWIGISLIVIIYSIKITIFFMERHKNYEMKDIDLMTGEKFEHYFANLLRKSNYKKVRVTQYQGDQGIDVLAHNEDKKMGYQCKRYKKNVGNKAVQEAHAGKSYYGLDEVYVVTNSYFTKSAKELAVKTGVCLIDRDSLYKMIKSVKRNLSE; the protein is encoded by the coding sequence ATGAAACAAACTAACATGATGGATTTAAAAACAATTTTAGAACCTCTTTTGAAGAGTCAGTTATTTTGGATAGGAATAAGTCTGATTGTAATTATCTATAGTATTAAAATCACTATATTCTTTATGGAACGTCATAAAAATTACGAAATGAAAGACATTGATTTAATGACTGGTGAAAAATTTGAGCATTATTTTGCTAACTTACTTAGAAAATCTAATTATAAAAAAGTAAGAGTAACTCAATATCAAGGGGACCAGGGAATTGACGTATTAGCACACAATGAAGATAAAAAAATGGGTTATCAATGTAAAAGATATAAGAAAAATGTTGGAAATAAAGCAGTCCAAGAAGCACATGCAGGCAAGAGTTATTACGGCTTAGATGAGGTATATGTGGTTACGAACAGCTACTTTACTAAATCAGCTAAGGAATTAGCAGTTAAAACTGGAGTATGTCTTATTGATAGAGATTCTCTTTATAAGATGATAAAGAGTGTAAAAAGAAATTTATCTGAATAA
- a CDS encoding phage tail tip lysozyme, translated as MTMVNFTSTQLETAKIVWNTLKLFNYSDISAAGVIGNLYAESALNPHVNEHGGGGGYGLGQWTPKSNVYSQARVCGISNSEAETAQGQATIIAQGDKTGQWSNYGNTAYHPTVQRNQTLSEFKQSSSLTAAAADFCAHWERPDVALAHMEIRIDAANSIYELLKGQTGTNTDKKGEIEMQLTYRVNNNEPTFYFDGIAVKQLAHGDELEILRRIYKANNDKDMPHMEFSSSAPYYERLLNVANREYKK; from the coding sequence ATGACTATGGTGAATTTTACATCAACGCAGTTGGAGACGGCAAAAATAGTATGGAATACATTAAAATTATTTAACTACAGTGATATTTCTGCCGCAGGAGTAATTGGGAATCTATATGCAGAATCTGCGCTCAATCCTCACGTTAACGAACATGGTGGAGGCGGAGGTTACGGATTAGGCCAATGGACCCCAAAAAGTAATGTATATTCGCAGGCAAGAGTTTGTGGGATTTCAAATAGTGAGGCAGAAACAGCTCAAGGGCAAGCAACAATAATTGCACAAGGGGATAAAACTGGTCAATGGTCAAACTATGGAAATACCGCTTATCATCCAACAGTACAGCGTAATCAAACTTTATCAGAATTCAAACAAAGTTCAAGTTTGACAGCAGCTGCAGCTGATTTTTGTGCACATTGGGAGAGGCCAGATGTAGCCCTTGCTCATATGGAGATTCGAATTGATGCAGCAAATAGCATCTATGAATTACTAAAAGGGCAGACAGGAACAAATACAGACAAAAAAGGAGAGATTGAAATGCAATTAACATATAGAGTCAATAACAATGAACCTACTTTTTATTTTGATGGAATTGCAGTGAAACAACTGGCACATGGAGATGAATTAGAAATTTTACGCAGAATTTATAAAGCAAATAATGATAAAGATATGCCACATATGGAATTTAGTTCTAGTGCTCCATACTATGAACGCTTATTGAATGTAGCTAATCGAGAGTATAAAAAATAG
- a CDS encoding DUF916 and DUF3324 domain-containing protein, with protein MKKIISILVVCLVGLQHMPVIGAAAETMAYSVKANIPENQINKTLTYFDLKMEPNQRQDITLTVSNSSDAKATILISPNVAMTNQNGVIDYSKVNAKIDSTLKNPLTSVISKAQEVTLEPKETKQVPFTLQMPEKEFDGLILGGFYISKKEDTSKLEAKEKDVQIKNKYSYVIGLQIRENTNEVKPVIELHDIKPTLLNYRTAVTANIQNTEATIIKELDIDAKVMKKGNTKVLHETNKKGLSMAPNSNFDFPINWDNQSLDPGTYMLQLAAQSGEDKWKFEKEFTISSKESTNLNKEAVELERAEPNWILIISVVVGVILLLMLVIGFFLYRHKKKKAAEKRARLIKQRRRKKNQELRKRKNASEALTKTKTVKKRPTNQTTKK; from the coding sequence ATGAAAAAAATTATTTCAATACTCGTTGTATGTCTAGTGGGGCTCCAACATATGCCAGTAATAGGAGCAGCAGCCGAAACAATGGCTTACTCCGTTAAAGCGAATATACCAGAAAATCAAATCAATAAAACACTTACTTATTTCGATCTAAAAATGGAGCCAAACCAAAGACAAGATATTACCTTAACCGTTAGTAATTCCAGCGATGCGAAAGCAACCATTCTTATTTCTCCAAATGTAGCCATGACTAACCAAAATGGTGTGATTGATTATAGTAAAGTGAATGCTAAAATTGATTCAACCTTAAAAAATCCATTGACGTCCGTTATATCGAAAGCGCAAGAAGTGACCTTAGAACCAAAAGAAACCAAACAGGTTCCCTTTACTCTTCAAATGCCCGAAAAAGAATTTGATGGGTTGATTTTAGGGGGATTTTATATTTCTAAAAAAGAAGATACATCGAAGCTTGAGGCCAAAGAAAAGGATGTTCAAATTAAAAATAAATATTCCTATGTAATTGGACTTCAAATTCGTGAAAATACAAATGAAGTGAAGCCGGTTATAGAATTACATGACATTAAACCCACCCTATTAAATTATCGTACAGCGGTTACGGCCAATATACAAAACACAGAAGCGACGATTATTAAAGAGTTAGATATCGACGCAAAAGTGATGAAAAAAGGCAATACAAAAGTTCTTCACGAAACCAATAAAAAAGGTCTTTCAATGGCACCAAACTCCAATTTCGATTTTCCGATTAATTGGGACAATCAAAGCTTAGACCCGGGAACCTACATGTTGCAATTAGCCGCCCAATCAGGTGAAGATAAATGGAAATTTGAAAAAGAATTTACCATTTCGTCAAAAGAGTCCACAAATTTAAATAAAGAAGCTGTGGAATTAGAAAGAGCAGAACCAAACTGGATCTTGATTATTTCAGTTGTCGTAGGTGTGATTTTACTCCTTATGTTAGTGATTGGTTTCTTCCTATATCGTCATAAAAAGAAAAAAGCAGCAGAAAAACGTGCACGCTTAATCAAACAAAGAAGACGAAAGAAAAATCAAGAATTAAGAAAAAGAAAAAATGCTTCAGAAGCACTCACTAAAACAAAAACAGTAAAAAAAAGACCCACTAATCAGACTACAAAAAAATAA